A genomic segment from Cricetulus griseus strain 17A/GY chromosome 8, alternate assembly CriGri-PICRH-1.0, whole genome shotgun sequence encodes:
- the LOC100773926 gene encoding NKG2-D type II integral membrane protein, giving the protein MNKCHNYKPKPKKRNASQGWQKQRSALLTFQPRQHGIIRRSSPTEEFKISPLFVSRVIAAAMAIRFIIITLIWFAVFITLLCNNEVPISSREGYCDQCPNDWICYRNNCYQFFNENKNWKQSQASCLSQNSTLLKIYSKEDQDFFKLVKSYHWIGLFQTQANGSWQWEDGSTLSPNHLTLVEMQNGSCAVYGSSFKAYTEDCSALNTYICMKKAVLGLH; this is encoded by the exons ATGAACAAATGCCATAATTACAAACCCAAGCCAAAAAAGAGGAATGCTTCTCAAGGGTGGCAGAAACAAAGATCTGCACTGCTTACCTTCCAACCCAGACAGCATG GTATTATAAGAAGAAGCTCCCCTACAGAAGAATTCAAAA TATCTCCATTGTTCGTTAGCCGAGTCATTGCTGCAGCCATGGCAATACGCTTCATCATTATTACACTGATATGGTTTGCCGTTTTCATAACTT TGTTATGCAACAATGAGGTTCCAATTTCTTCAAGAG AAGGTTACTGTGATCAATGTCCTAATGACTGGATATGTTATAGAAACAACTGCTACCAATTTTTTAATGAGAACAAAAACTGGAAACAGAGCCAAGCTTCGTGTTTGTCTCAAAATTCCACCCTTCTGAAGATATACAGCAAAGAGGACCAG GATTTCTTTAAGTTGGTGAAGTCGTACCACTGGATTGGACTATTCCAGACTCAAGCAAATGGCTCCTGGCAGTGGGAAGATGGCTCCACTCTCTCACCCAACCA CTTAACACTGGTGGAAATGCAGAACGGATCCTGTGCTGTCTATGGCTCGAGCTTTAAAGCCTACACAGAGGACTGTTCAGCTCTAAACACGTACATCTGCATGAAGAAGGCAGTCTTGGGACTTCATTAA
- the LOC100773640 gene encoding natural killer cells antigen CD94-like, which produces MAVSRIALWRLMSVIFGIKCLLLMATLGFLMKNSFTIWSIQPIPSPTSIVELQEVSKCCACLEKWIGYQCHCYFISKEGKSWEESRDFCASKNSSLLQLKTKNEMSFMNSSQSHFWIGMRYNEERHAWLWEDGTAPSKDLVPVSSYIKTSGCIAYSPSLFVSTESCENENRFICKQLII; this is translated from the exons TTTCTAGGATCGCTCTGTGGAGGTTGATGTCTGTGATCTTTGGAATAAAATGTCTTCTGCTGATGGCTACTTTGGGATTTTTGATGAAAAACT CATTTACTATATGGAGTATTCAACCAATACCTTCTCCAACTTCCATTGTAGAACTTCAGGAAG TTTCCAAATGCTGCGCTTGCTTAGAAAAGTGGATTGGTTATCAGTGTCACTGTTACTTCATTTCCAAAGAAGGAAAGTCTTGGGAAGAAAGCAGAGATTTCTGTGCCTCTAAGAATTCCAGTCTTCTTCagctcaaaaccaaaaatgaaatg AGTTTTATGAACTCCAGTCAAAGCCATTTCTGGATTGGAATGCGTTATAATGAGGAACGGCATGCCTGGCTGTGGGAGGATGGCACAGCCCCCTCAAAAGATCT AGTTCCGGTGTCCTCATATATCAAAACAAGTGGCTGCATTGCTTATAGTCCAAGCCTATTTGTTTCTACTGAATCCTGTGAAAATGAAAACCGTTTTATCTGTAAGCAACTGATTATTTAA